One Primulina tabacum isolate GXHZ01 chromosome 10, ASM2559414v2, whole genome shotgun sequence DNA segment encodes these proteins:
- the LOC142505939 gene encoding uncharacterized protein LOC142505939: MFPEANVIHQSIIQSDHAPLLIKLFDKKQLGCKGGFRFQAAWLTHEDFPNVIREEWDTNEPLEDNVVKTANVLPIWNRTTFGDIYRNKRRLIARIEGIQKILNIRPNRGLIKLEKRLRDDLDTVLQQEELLWCQKSREEWIILGDRNTKFYHASTLARRSRIRIGSLQDVTGQLIVEEEETKKLAQNYFTSLFQATDSGNPPPLQRGLFPKVEDLKLEKIHAPFSANEIKQALFDLSCNARGFDYCN; encoded by the coding sequence ATGTTCCCGGAAGCCAATGTCATTCACCAATCAATCATTCAATCAGATCATGCCCCGTTGCTAATCAAATTGTTCGACAAAAAGCAATTAGGCTGTAAGGGGGGGTTTCGATTTCAGGCAGCATGGCTCACTCATGAGGACTTTCCGAACGTTATCAGGGAGGAATGGGATACTAACGAACCATTGGAAGACAATGTAGTGAAGACGGCCAACGTTCTGCCCATATGGAATAGAACAACATTTGGAGATATCTACAGAAATAAAAGGAGGCTTATAGCAAGAATTGAAGGCATTCAAAAAATCCTGAACATCCGACCAAACAGAGGGCTGATCAAGCTAGAGAAAAGGCTCAGAGATGATCTAGACACAGTGTTACAACAAGAGGAACTCCTATGGTGCCAGAAATCGAGGGAGGAATGGATTATATTAGGGGACAGAAACACAAAATTCTATCATGCCTCCACACTTGCAAGACGCAGCCGAATTAGGATTGGTTCCCTCCAAGATGTTACTGGACAATTGATAGTGGAGGAGGAAGAGACCAAGAAACTTGCACAGAATTACTTTACCTCCCTGTTCCAAGCTACAGATAGTGGTAATCCTCCCCCCCTACAACGCGGTCTTTTTCCAAAGGTGGAAGATCTGAAACTGGAAAAGATACATGCTCCTTTTTCTGCCAATGAAATAAAACAAGCCCTCTTTGATTTGTCATGTAATGCCCGAggttttgattattgtaattga